From one Lycium barbarum isolate Lr01 chromosome 6, ASM1917538v2, whole genome shotgun sequence genomic stretch:
- the LOC132644870 gene encoding small ribosomal subunit protein uS9-like: protein MQKQEASTAVESVQCFGRKKTAVAVTHCKRGRGLIKINGVPIELVQPEILRYKAFEPILLVGRHRFAGVDMRIRVKGGGHTSQIYAIRQSIAKALVAYYQKFVDEVQKKEIKDVLIRYDRTLLVADPRRCEPKKFGGRGARSRFQKSYR, encoded by the coding sequence atgcagaagcAAGAAGCATCCACCGCAGTGGAATCCGTCCAATGTTTCGGTCGGAAAAAAACGGCAGTAGCAGTAACCCACTGCAAACGTGGACGAGGTTTAATCAAAATCAACGGTGTCCCAATCGAGTTAGTCCAACCAGAAATCCTTCGTTACAAAGCCTTTGAACCAATCCTTCTTGTAGGACGTCACCGTTTTGCTGGTGTTGACATGCGCATACGTGTCAAGGGTGGTGGACACACTTCTCAGATCTATGCTATTCGTCAGAGTATTGCGAAAGCACTTGTTGCGTATTATCAGAAGTTTGTTGATGAAGTGCAGAAGAAGGAGATTAAGGATGTTTTGATAAGGTATGATAGGACATTGCTTGTTGCTGATCCTAGAAGATGTGAACCCAAGAAGTTTGGTGGTCGTGGTGCCAGATCTAGGTTCCAGAAATCTTACCGTTAG